The segment AATGGATTTATCAGATATGTGTAATTTCGCTTGCAGGATAATTAAAAAATGTATTCCTATCAGAATCTCAGTTCTGAAACAAGCAATGTTCATTGGTTTTCAGGGTGCTGAAATATTTTTTCAAATGTTAATATCACCTGCCTGCATCACCCGGCTGCCATATAACAGCTGTAAGTTTATAATGCTTCTGCAAATTGTTGCCATATGAAAGTTATTAATGTAAACTATACTTAATGAAGCTGTTTCCCGCAACAGTTTAAGAAATCATTTAATAAATTGAACTATGATGCAATAAAAACAATGAAAGAAATGATCAAATAGAAACATAGATTCATTCCTGCAGAACCAATGTTTTATACGCTTCTGCTCTGGAAGTCCGGAGGATGAGGGAGGGACGGGAACAATGAAGGAAAAGCTGGCAAAGCTTCCAGTCAATGAACACAAGATTTTTGATGTGGAATTATGGCTGGAACAAATGGCTCTTAAAGGTTTTTTTCTTACGGAGACGGTGGGAAGCTGGTGGTATTTTGAAAAGAGGGAGCCTGCTAGGGTCCTATACCGTCTGGCGCCTATAGATGGAAAGAAGGGAGAATGCGATGAAGCACGGCAGAAGGAGTACCTGAAAAACGGTTGGCGGTATGTAACGACTCACCGGACGCTGTATAACATTTTACGGGCAGATGATCCTGATACTGCAGAGTTTTACACGAATTCTAAGCTGCAGGAGATGGCTCTGAAATGGCAGGAAAAGCGGTTGATGACGGCGGCGGTGGCAACAGTGCTGTGCATTGGGGTCTTTTTGTTTAATATAAGAGATTTTCTTGCTGGTATTGTGAAAAGTCCATTTCTGACTTTGGCAGAGCCGGAGATGATCGCTCTTATAGGGCTCATGCCTTTGGCAGTTTTTCTGATCGTGAGGGTCGTGGAGAACTGGCGCTATACAAAAAATATGAGGAGGTTACTGGAAAAAGGGGTGTGCCTGGGTCCTGACGAGGAGCAGGTGAGAACGAA is part of the Clostridium sp. M62/1 genome and harbors:
- a CDS encoding DUF2812 domain-containing protein encodes the protein MKEKLAKLPVNEHKIFDVELWLEQMALKGFFLTETVGSWWYFEKREPARVLYRLAPIDGKKGECDEARQKEYLKNGWRYVTTHRTLYNILRADDPDTAEFYTNSKLQEMALKWQEKRLMTAAVATVLCIGVFLFNIRDFLAGIVKSPFLTLAEPEMIALIGLMPLAVFLIVRVVENWRYTKNMRRLLEKGVCLGPDEEQVRTKKFPRWSKYIFTLLVLLAAVCLFSSCGQGGPVAQELGYGDTFVALELLEEAGIPEEAKYCDGDVIYYHNPFMREQYEVRQTAEIEPKEGKAYTAKLRVHFYNSRMEDFAEGMERELEEQAKRQMEQGFSRLQVEGFNTFLWGAQEEMQLLIAREGTKVLFMEYQGRLSLPEKAEALLHLMNKEKP